GCACGGCGGCGAAGAGCGCGAGCGGAAAGCGCATGCGGTTTTCGAGCGATCCTCCGTATCGATCGGATCGCCGATTCGAGAGCGGCGAGAGGAACTCGTGCGCGAGGTAGCCGTGCGCGAAATGGAGCTCGACGACATCGATGCCGAGCCGCTCGGCGCGCAGCGCCGCCACAACGAAGTCGCTGAGGACCTTCTGCATTCCCGCATCGTCGAGCTCGTGCGGGACGTGCCACCCGACGTCGTATGGGACCGCGCAAGGAGCAACGATCTCGTACGAGCGACCCGGCGGTGCGGGGCCACCGCCCTCCCACGGAGGAAGCGTCGCTCCCTTTCGGCCGGCGTGCGCCAGTTGCACGCCGATCTTGCTGCGGGTGTAGCGCCGCAAGAATCGCACGACGCGTTCCATCCCTTGCTCGTTCTCGTCGCTGTAGAGGCCGAGGTCGCAATCGGTGATGCGAGCCTCGGGGCTGACGTGCGTGGCTTCGAAGAAGGCCAGGGCGGGGCCGCACAGCGCGAAGTGTCCGAGGTTGACGAGATGCCAGTCGTTCGGGCTTCCATCCACGCTGGAGTACTGGCACATCGGCGAGACGACGATGCGGTTCTCGAGCGTCAGCGAGCGCAAACCGATGGGCGAGAAGAGCTCAGGCATACAGATCTCGTCGCGTCGGCGGCAGATCGACCGTGCCGTCGCCGCGCGGACGTGCGAGCAGTGATTGATAGATCGCGATGCGCGCGCTGCGGAAGCCCTGTGCGCTGCCGGCCAGGTAGAGCCGCCAGATGCGGTAGCTCTGCTCACCGGCCGCGTCGACCGCTTCGGTGCGGTGCCGTTCGAGATTTGCAACCCACGCGCGCAGCGTCCGTGCGTAATGCTCGCGCAGGTTCTCGACGTCGCGCACCTCGAAGCCGGCGTCCTGCGCGACGGCCAGCGCCTCGGCGATACGCACGAGTTCGCCGTCCGGAAAGACGAAGCGCTCCATGAAGCTCGTCGCACGTCTACCCACTGCGGGGCCTTCGGCGGCGATTCCGTGATTGAGAAAGAGGCCGCCGGGGCGAAGCGCGCGATATGCGGCGCGAAAATATTCCGGCAGTTTTGCGCGGCCCACGTGCTCGAACATGCCGATGCTCGCGACCTTGTCGAAGCGCTCGTCGCCGAGGTCGCGATAATCCCGTAGCTCGATGCTCGCGCTCCGGCGTAATCCGGCAGCGTCGATGCGCCGGTTGCCTTCCTCGTACTGCGATCGGCTGAGCGTTATGCCGAGCGCGCGCGCGCCGAACGCTTGCGCAGCGCGGATGACGAGCGCGCCCCAGCCGCATCCGATATCCAGCAAACGCTCGCCGGGGGCGAGACGAAGCTTGCGTAGGGTGTGATCGAGCTTCGCGAGCTGTGCCGTCTCGAGGTTCGAAAGGCCGTCGTCGTAATAGGCGCACGAATAGATGAGATGCGAGTCGAGAAAGGTGGCGTAGAACGGCAGCGGGAGATCGTAGTGAAATCCGATCGCGGCCAAATCGCGCGCTCGTGAATGGAGCCCGCCGCGCAAGCGCGCTTCGCGCAGTCGCGCAAGCCGGGCTCGCGGGAGACGGCGCAGCATCAGCCAGATGTGTGCGGCGCGCCGAGGCGTAAGGCCGGCGACGGCATTCAACAGCGCGTCGACGGCGGCTTCGATGTCACCTTCGCAGTCGAGGAGGCCGGCCGCGAACGCCCTTCCCGCCGAAAGGTCGAACGGTGCGCGTAGCGCCGTACGCAGCGCTCCGGGATGCGCGACGACGAGCGTGAAGCGCTGGCGGCTGCCCTCGACGCGGGTTCCGTCCCAGAGCCGTACGCCCATCGCGGTGCCGTAGGTGTCACCGAAGAGCGCGACGAGAGTCTCCTGGACGATGCGTGCGGGCTCCATCGTTCTTCTAAGATGGTTCTTCGGAGGCGGTCCTCCCTGCGCGCCGAAAAACGATCCTCCGATGCATACGCGAGTCGGCAAAATTCGTATGCAGGCGCTGCTCCTGAGTGCCGCGCCCCTGCTTTTTCTCGTCCTGCTCGCCGTCTTTGCGGCGCTGCTCGTCTCCAACGCGCAGTCGATCTCCGCTTCGTCGCAGCAAGCGACCAGGGTTCTCGGCGAGAGCGATGCCCTCAGCGCGATCGTCACGGCGGCGGCCCGCAGCGTTACGGACTATACGTCGTCGCACCGCCCTGCGGACCTGCGCAATTACCGGCGCTGGGCCGCAGCATTTCCGGGGCAAGCGAAAAGCCTGCTCGCCCTCACCACGGAGCAGCCGGCGGTACGCGCGAGCGCGCGGCGCTACGTCGCGGCAACGCATGAAGGCATGATCGTGATCGCACGCTACCTTGCGCTGATGCAAGCCGGGCACGCGTCGCAAGCACGCGCGTATGCCGCGTCGCCGCCCGTCCGCCGGCTCTCCCTTACGCTCAACAGCACGAAGAGCGGCCTCGACAAGCAAGAGCGCTCTCTGACGATGTCAGGCTTCGACGCCTTTTCGCGGCGTTTGCGTTTTGCGCTTGCCGTCATTCTCCTCGTCTGTCTCTGCGGAATCGCCGCAACGCTTTTAGCGATGACGCACTTCGGCTTGCGCATCGTGCGCCGTCTCGAGCTCTTGGCGAGCAACGTACGCCGACTCGGCTCGGGCGAGAGCGTGCAGGCGATCGACGGAAACGACGAGATCGCAACGCTCGATCGGCTCTACCAAGAGATCACGCGCCGTCTGCGCGAGGCGTTGCGGCAAAAGGATGAGCTGCTCTTCGCATACGAACGCGAGCACCACGTCGCGTCGACGCTGCAGCAGGCGCTGCTCCCGCAGAACCTGCCGGTTGTCCCCGGCGTGCGCATCGACGCCGCATACGTTCCTGCCGCAAAGAGTGCCGAGATCGGCGGCGATTGGTACGACGTGTTTTCGATTTCCGAGCGGTCGCTCGGCATCGGCGTCGGCGACGTCGCCGGACACGACCTTCAGGCAGCGACGGTCATGGGATCCGCGCGTCAGGCGATTCGCATCGCTGCACGCGAGGATCCGGACCCCGCGAGCGTCCTTCGTCGCGTCAATCACGCAATCTGCGCCGACGATCAGCAGCGCATGGTGACGGCGTTCTTCGGCGTGCTGGATCTCGCGGACGGCAAGCTGCGCTACGCGGTCGCCGGGCATCCGCCGCCCTTCCTCGTAACGCCGGAGCGGGAGACGAGCACGCTCGAAGGCAGCGGCATCGCGCTGGGCGTCAATCGGCGCTCCGATTTCACAACGTACGAGCTGTGCCTCGGGCTCGGGAACGCCCTGGTGCTCTACACGGACGGTATGGTCGAGGCCGAGCGCGACTACGATAAAGGCATGGCGGCCCTCGAAGCCGCGATCCGCGTCGAAGCATTCAGCCCTGGGGGCAATATCGCCGAGCAAATCCAGCGGCGCATTTTCGCGGGGGTGCAGCCGCGCGATGACTCGGCCGTGCTGTTCGTCGGCATTACCGATCTGCAGTGCGCGCCGGCGTCGGCGCTTCGCCAAACCTGGAAGCTCGACGCGAAGGACGAGAGCGCGGCGCACCGCGTCAAACGTGCGGTACTCTGGCATCTGGGCGAGATCGCCGCGCCAGCGTCGGATTTCGCTGCCGTCGAAGCGATCGTCGGCGAGCTCGTGTCGAACGTGGCGCGGCATACGCCGGGCGATGCCGAGGTGACGCTGGAGTGCGACGATCGCTCCGTCGCGCTGCACGTGAGCGATCGGGGCAAGGCGTTTCGTAGCACGGGCGAGCACGTTCCCGACGTGCTGGCCGAGGGCGGCCGCGGTCTCTTCCTGGTTCGGGCGCTGGCAGAACGGCTCGACGTGGTACACACGAGCGCCGGTAACCGCGTCTCGGTGCTGCTCCCGGTCGCGATCGGGTCGCCGCTTTCCATCACCGCGGCGTGATGCGGCAAGTCGCCGCGATTCTGCTCGTCGCGGCGGCACTTGGAATCTCAGGAGCCAACGTCGCTCGGGGCCGCTACGCGATGGGCGATTTCAAGGCGTTTTACTGTTCGGCGCGCGTCGTGCTGCAGCATGGCGACCCGTACGCGGCGGCACCGATGGCGCGCTGCGAGCGGCAGCCGGCACGGTACCCATTGTACGTGACGCAGCCCGGAGAAGTCGTACCGGCCCCGCTGCCCGGATATGCGATCGCGCTGTTCGTGCCCTTCGCACTGCTGCCGTTCGACATCGCCGCCTTCGTCTGGATCGTGCTTCTCGCGGCGGCGTTCGCAGTCGCTGTCGCGCTCTTCGCCAAGACCGGTGCCGGAGACGGGTGGGCGATCGCGGTCGCGCTCGCCCTGCCGATGGTTGCCGTCTGCTTTCCCGTGGGCGAGCTTCCTCCGATCGCGCTTCTGGGGATTGCTCTTGCCGCGTGGAGCGCGCGATACGGCCGCCCGTGGGCGCTTGCGCTCGGCGTGGCATTCGCCCTCGTCGAGCCGCAAATCGGTGCGGCAGTACTGCTCGCGGCGGTTGCGCTCGGCCGGCGCTTTGCGATCCCCGCAATCGCGGTTGCCGCGATTCTCGGCCTCGTCTCGCTGACGCTACTCGGCGTTGCGGGAAACGTCGCCTACTTTCGCGTCGTTCTCCCCGCGCATCTGCTCTCCGAACTCCCGAGCGTCCTGCAGTACAGCCTGTCATGGATGCTCTATAGGATCGGCGTTGCGGCCGGCGCGGCGATCTTCGCGGGAAGACTCTGCTGGATCGTGATGCTCGGCGTCACGGTGTGGTTCGCGCGCAGCGACGCCGCGCGCGCTCGCCCCGAGATCGCGTTCCTCGCAGCGCCGGCGTTTGCCGTCGTCGGCGGCCCGTTTCTCCACCTCGATCAGATCGCGCTTGCCGTTCCGGCCGCCGCGTGGCTGGCGACGAACGCTCTGCGCCCCTCCTGGCTGCGCACGGCGGCACTCGTCGCGCTTGCGGTGCCGGTGCTCTATGTCTTTTCAGTCATCCGACTGGTCGCGCTCGCACCGTTCGTAGGCGCGTGGCTCGCAGCGACGTCATACGCGTCGGCGATTGTCGGTATCCGGACGGCGTTGCTGACGATCGTCGTGCTGTCGCTGATCGGCGGCGTCGCGATTCTCACCGGCACGGGAAGCATGCACGCGCCGCCCGTTCAAACGTTGCCGGCAACGCTGCCGCAGGCGGCATGGGCGCAATACATCGGCAAGCACTTCATCATGACGTCGTGGAGTCTCTGGCTCGTGAAAGCCCCGATCTGGCTTGCGATTGCCGCGACCGCCGCCGGACTCGTCTCGCTCGCGCGCGCGCCGAAGGGGGCCGCCGCATGAGTGCGCGCGCCGCGGCGGCGATGGCGATCGTCATTGCTGCGCTCTGCTGCTGGGTTCCGACCGTCGTGCACGGCCGTTTTGCGCTGGACGATTTCAAAGCGTTCTATTGTGCGGGTCGCGTTCTGCTGGCGCACGCGGATCCGTACGACGCGCTACCGATGGCGCGCTGCGAAGCATCGCCGGCGCCGGCACCGCTCTTCGTTGCGCGACCGGGCTTCGTACTGCCGGCTCCGCTCCCAGGCTACGCGATCGCTGGTTTTGCTGCGATCGCCTGGCTTCCGTTCGGCGTTGCCGCGGCGCTCTGGATCGTCGCTATGTTCGCCTCTACGGCTGCGGCGATTCTGTTGTTGGAGCGTCTGCGCACTGGGGATCGGTGGAGCATTCTCGTTGCGCTCGGCGTCGTGCTCGTGACGATCTCGTGGTCGGTCGGCGAGCTGCTGCCGTTCGCCTTGCTCGGCATTGCTCTTGCAGCGACTGGCACACGCGAACGCCGCCCCGGCTTGGTCGGCGTCGGCATCGTATTCGCGATGCTCGAGCCGC
The nucleotide sequence above comes from Candidatus Dormiibacterota bacterium. Encoded proteins:
- a CDS encoding NADH:flavin oxidoreductase/NADH oxidase, encoding MPELFSPIGLRSLTLENRIVVSPMCQYSSVDGSPNDWHLVNLGHFALCGPALAFFEATHVSPEARITDCDLGLYSDENEQGMERVVRFLRRYTRSKIGVQLAHAGRKGATLPPWEGGGPAPPGRSYEIVAPCAVPYDVGWHVPHELDDAGMQKVLSDFVVAALRAERLGIDVVELHFAHGYLAHEFLSPLSNRRSDRYGGSLENRMRFPLALFAAVRDAWPERKPLGVRISATDWVEGGWDVEQSAAFVERLKKLGCDFVDVSSGGLSPQQRVAVGPGYQVPFAARIKRATGMATIAVGMITDPKQAEQIVAGGDADMVSLARGFLRHPRWAWDAADALGGGEPFVPDQYRRGRTIT
- a CDS encoding glycosyltransferase 87 family protein, which produces MRQVAAILLVAAALGISGANVARGRYAMGDFKAFYCSARVVLQHGDPYAAAPMARCERQPARYPLYVTQPGEVVPAPLPGYAIALFVPFALLPFDIAAFVWIVLLAAAFAVAVALFAKTGAGDGWAIAVALALPMVAVCFPVGELPPIALLGIALAAWSARYGRPWALALGVAFALVEPQIGAAVLLAAVALGRRFAIPAIAVAAILGLVSLTLLGVAGNVAYFRVVLPAHLLSELPSVLQYSLSWMLYRIGVAAGAAIFAGRLCWIVMLGVTVWFARSDAARARPEIAFLAAPAFAVVGGPFLHLDQIALAVPAAAWLATNALRPSWLRTAALVALAVPVLYVFSVIRLVALAPFVGAWLAATSYASAIVGIRTALLTIVVLSLIGGVAILTGTGSMHAPPVQTLPATLPQAAWAQYIGKHFIMTSWSLWLVKAPIWLAIAATAAGLVSLARAPKGAAA
- a CDS encoding cyclopropane-fatty-acyl-phospholipid synthase family protein, encoding MEPARIVQETLVALFGDTYGTAMGVRLWDGTRVEGSRQRFTLVVAHPGALRTALRAPFDLSAGRAFAAGLLDCEGDIEAAVDALLNAVAGLTPRRAAHIWLMLRRLPRARLARLREARLRGGLHSRARDLAAIGFHYDLPLPFYATFLDSHLIYSCAYYDDGLSNLETAQLAKLDHTLRKLRLAPGERLLDIGCGWGALVIRAAQAFGARALGITLSRSQYEEGNRRIDAAGLRRSASIELRDYRDLGDERFDKVASIGMFEHVGRAKLPEYFRAAYRALRPGGLFLNHGIAAEGPAVGRRATSFMERFVFPDGELVRIAEALAVAQDAGFEVRDVENLREHYARTLRAWVANLERHRTEAVDAAGEQSYRIWRLYLAGSAQGFRSARIAIYQSLLARPRGDGTVDLPPTRRDLYA
- a CDS encoding ATP-binding SpoIIE family protein phosphatase, which codes for MHTRVGKIRMQALLLSAAPLLFLVLLAVFAALLVSNAQSISASSQQATRVLGESDALSAIVTAAARSVTDYTSSHRPADLRNYRRWAAAFPGQAKSLLALTTEQPAVRASARRYVAATHEGMIVIARYLALMQAGHASQARAYAASPPVRRLSLTLNSTKSGLDKQERSLTMSGFDAFSRRLRFALAVILLVCLCGIAATLLAMTHFGLRIVRRLELLASNVRRLGSGESVQAIDGNDEIATLDRLYQEITRRLREALRQKDELLFAYEREHHVASTLQQALLPQNLPVVPGVRIDAAYVPAAKSAEIGGDWYDVFSISERSLGIGVGDVAGHDLQAATVMGSARQAIRIAAREDPDPASVLRRVNHAICADDQQRMVTAFFGVLDLADGKLRYAVAGHPPPFLVTPERETSTLEGSGIALGVNRRSDFTTYELCLGLGNALVLYTDGMVEAERDYDKGMAALEAAIRVEAFSPGGNIAEQIQRRIFAGVQPRDDSAVLFVGITDLQCAPASALRQTWKLDAKDESAAHRVKRAVLWHLGEIAAPASDFAAVEAIVGELVSNVARHTPGDAEVTLECDDRSVALHVSDRGKAFRSTGEHVPDVLAEGGRGLFLVRALAERLDVVHTSAGNRVSVLLPVAIGSPLSITAA